A window of the Brassica napus cultivar Da-Ae chromosome C5, Da-Ae, whole genome shotgun sequence genome harbors these coding sequences:
- the LOC106397789 gene encoding probable polygalacturonase At3g15720 isoform X2, whose translation MRLKKKTWILIFSVFILQTFTYSKALDVTQYGAVGDGVTDDSQAFLKAWEDVCSGAGDGQLIIPAGMAFMLQPLKFEGSCKSTPIVVQILGNLVASSRGKWKGDKDQWILFSDIEGLVVEGNGELNGQGSSWWEHKGSSRPTALKFKSCNNLRLSGLTHVDSAMAHIHINGCNDVTISNLRINAPESSPNTDGIDVAVSSNVIIQDCVIATGDDCIAINSGTANIRISGIDCGPGHGISIGSLGKDGEIASVEDVCVQNCNFRGTMNGARIKTWPGGSGYARRITFNGITLDNVENPIIIDQHYNNGDSDKSTDDKSSAVEVSKVVYSNFVGTSRSEYGVSFRCSTRAPCTEIFLKDVKIETASSGMGQVAQGQCLNVRGGVSTLAVPGLECLALSTDMLSWGTMPEQACMLPQQSVQPNTRPLQDPLWVYGSRGQRLGVYSVVLTSLISFGFSYVLG comes from the exons ATGCGCTTAAAG AAGAAGACTTGGATCTTGATTTTCTCAGTGTTCATCCTCCAGACCTTCACATATTCGAAAGCTTTGGATGTTACTCAATATGGAGCTGTTGGAGATGGAGTTACAGACGATTCTCAG GCGTTCTTGAAAGCCTGGGAAGATGTCTGTAGCGGGGCAGGAGATGGGCAGCTTATCATTCCGGCAGGAATGGCATTTATGTTGCAGCCCTTGAAGTTTGAGGGTTCTTGCAAATCGACCCCTATTGTTGTTCAG ATTTTGGGCAATCTTGTTGCATCAAGTAGAGGAAAatggaaaggagacaaagaTCAATGGATTCTCTTCTCAGACATAGAAGGGCTTGTGGTTGAAGGTAACGGCGAATTAAACGGCCAGGGTTCGAGCTGGTGGGAACACAAAGGCAGTTCTAGACCAACC GCATTGAAGTTCAAGAGCTGCAACAATCTTAGACTTAGTGGCTTAACTCACGTAGATAGTGCGATGGCACACATTCACATAAACGGTTGCAACGATGTAACCATCTCAAATCTCCGGATAAATGCACCTGAATCAAGTCCTAACACCGATGGAATCGATGTAGCGGTTTCATCTAATGTTATCATCCAGGATTGCGTAATCGCCACTG GTGACGATTGCATTGCGATTAACTCGGGGACGGCTAACATCAGAATATCCGGTATAGATTGCGGACCAGGCCATGGAATAAG CATAGGAAGCTTAGGAAAAGATGGAGAGATAGCTTCAGTGGAGGATGTATGTGTCCAAAACTGTAACTTTAGAGGAACTATGAATGGAGCTAGGATCAAAACCTGGCCG GGAGGATCTGGTTACGCAAGAAGGATTACTTTCAATGGAATTACTCTAGATAATGTCGAGAATCCTATCATAATCGATCAGCATTACAACAATGGAGATTCTGATAAGTCCACAGATGATAAG TCCTCGGCGGTGGAAGTGAGCAAAGTTGTGTATAGTAACTTCGTGGGGACGTCCAGATCAGAGTACGGTGTTAGCTTTAGGTGCAGCACGAGAGCACCATGCACAGAGATTTTTCTGAAAGATGTGAAAATAGAAACGGCATCGTCAGGAATGGGACAAGTAGCGCAAGGACAGTGTTTAAACGTGAGAGGTGGTGTGTCTACACTTGCTGTACCAGGTTTAGAGTGTTTAGCACTTTCTACAGATATGTTGTCATGGGGGACAATGCCGGAACAAGCTTGTATGTTGCCGCAGCAATCAGTGCAACCGAACACACGACCGTTGCAAGATCCATTATGGGTTTATGGAAGCAGAGGACAACGATTAGGAGTATATAGTGTCGTATTAACTTCATTAATCTCTTTTGGTTTTAGTTATGTTTTAGGTTAG
- the LOC106397789 gene encoding probable polygalacturonase At3g15720 isoform X3, with amino-acid sequence MKKTWILIFSVFILQTFTYSKALDVTQYGAVGDGVTDDSQAFLKAWEDVCSGAGDGQLIIPAGMAFMLQPLKFEGSCKSTPIVVQILGNLVASSRGKWKGDKDQWILFSDIEGLVVEGNGELNGQGSSWWEHKGSSRPTALKFKSCNNLRLSGLTHVDSAMAHIHINGCNDVTISNLRINAPESSPNTDGIDVAVSSNVIIQDCVIATGDDCIAINSGTANIRISGIDCGPGHGISIGSLGKDGEIASVEDVCVQNCNFRGTMNGARIKTWPGGSGYARRITFNGITLDNVENPIIIDQHYNNGDSDKSTDDKSSAVEVSKVVYSNFVGTSRSEYGVSFRCSTRAPCTEIFLKDVKIETASSGMGQVAQGQCLNVRGGVSTLAVPGLECLALSTDMLSWGTMPEQACMLPQQSVQPNTRPLQDPLWVYGSRGQRLGVYSVVLTSLISFGFSYVLG; translated from the exons ATG AAGAAGACTTGGATCTTGATTTTCTCAGTGTTCATCCTCCAGACCTTCACATATTCGAAAGCTTTGGATGTTACTCAATATGGAGCTGTTGGAGATGGAGTTACAGACGATTCTCAG GCGTTCTTGAAAGCCTGGGAAGATGTCTGTAGCGGGGCAGGAGATGGGCAGCTTATCATTCCGGCAGGAATGGCATTTATGTTGCAGCCCTTGAAGTTTGAGGGTTCTTGCAAATCGACCCCTATTGTTGTTCAG ATTTTGGGCAATCTTGTTGCATCAAGTAGAGGAAAatggaaaggagacaaagaTCAATGGATTCTCTTCTCAGACATAGAAGGGCTTGTGGTTGAAGGTAACGGCGAATTAAACGGCCAGGGTTCGAGCTGGTGGGAACACAAAGGCAGTTCTAGACCAACC GCATTGAAGTTCAAGAGCTGCAACAATCTTAGACTTAGTGGCTTAACTCACGTAGATAGTGCGATGGCACACATTCACATAAACGGTTGCAACGATGTAACCATCTCAAATCTCCGGATAAATGCACCTGAATCAAGTCCTAACACCGATGGAATCGATGTAGCGGTTTCATCTAATGTTATCATCCAGGATTGCGTAATCGCCACTG GTGACGATTGCATTGCGATTAACTCGGGGACGGCTAACATCAGAATATCCGGTATAGATTGCGGACCAGGCCATGGAATAAG CATAGGAAGCTTAGGAAAAGATGGAGAGATAGCTTCAGTGGAGGATGTATGTGTCCAAAACTGTAACTTTAGAGGAACTATGAATGGAGCTAGGATCAAAACCTGGCCG GGAGGATCTGGTTACGCAAGAAGGATTACTTTCAATGGAATTACTCTAGATAATGTCGAGAATCCTATCATAATCGATCAGCATTACAACAATGGAGATTCTGATAAGTCCACAGATGATAAG TCCTCGGCGGTGGAAGTGAGCAAAGTTGTGTATAGTAACTTCGTGGGGACGTCCAGATCAGAGTACGGTGTTAGCTTTAGGTGCAGCACGAGAGCACCATGCACAGAGATTTTTCTGAAAGATGTGAAAATAGAAACGGCATCGTCAGGAATGGGACAAGTAGCGCAAGGACAGTGTTTAAACGTGAGAGGTGGTGTGTCTACACTTGCTGTACCAGGTTTAGAGTGTTTAGCACTTTCTACAGATATGTTGTCATGGGGGACAATGCCGGAACAAGCTTGTATGTTGCCGCAGCAATCAGTGCAACCGAACACACGACCGTTGCAAGATCCATTATGGGTTTATGGAAGCAGAGGACAACGATTAGGAGTATATAGTGTCGTATTAACTTCATTAATCTCTTTTGGTTTTAGTTATGTTTTAGGTTAG
- the LOC106397789 gene encoding probable polygalacturonase At3g15720 isoform X1, producing the protein MHWFCSLFNYSSSKHMQKKTWILIFSVFILQTFTYSKALDVTQYGAVGDGVTDDSQAFLKAWEDVCSGAGDGQLIIPAGMAFMLQPLKFEGSCKSTPIVVQILGNLVASSRGKWKGDKDQWILFSDIEGLVVEGNGELNGQGSSWWEHKGSSRPTALKFKSCNNLRLSGLTHVDSAMAHIHINGCNDVTISNLRINAPESSPNTDGIDVAVSSNVIIQDCVIATGDDCIAINSGTANIRISGIDCGPGHGISIGSLGKDGEIASVEDVCVQNCNFRGTMNGARIKTWPGGSGYARRITFNGITLDNVENPIIIDQHYNNGDSDKSTDDKSSAVEVSKVVYSNFVGTSRSEYGVSFRCSTRAPCTEIFLKDVKIETASSGMGQVAQGQCLNVRGGVSTLAVPGLECLALSTDMLSWGTMPEQACMLPQQSVQPNTRPLQDPLWVYGSRGQRLGVYSVVLTSLISFGFSYVLG; encoded by the exons ATGCATTGGTTTTGCTCACTATTTAACTATTCTTCTTCAAAACATATGCAGAAGAAGACTTGGATCTTGATTTTCTCAGTGTTCATCCTCCAGACCTTCACATATTCGAAAGCTTTGGATGTTACTCAATATGGAGCTGTTGGAGATGGAGTTACAGACGATTCTCAG GCGTTCTTGAAAGCCTGGGAAGATGTCTGTAGCGGGGCAGGAGATGGGCAGCTTATCATTCCGGCAGGAATGGCATTTATGTTGCAGCCCTTGAAGTTTGAGGGTTCTTGCAAATCGACCCCTATTGTTGTTCAG ATTTTGGGCAATCTTGTTGCATCAAGTAGAGGAAAatggaaaggagacaaagaTCAATGGATTCTCTTCTCAGACATAGAAGGGCTTGTGGTTGAAGGTAACGGCGAATTAAACGGCCAGGGTTCGAGCTGGTGGGAACACAAAGGCAGTTCTAGACCAACC GCATTGAAGTTCAAGAGCTGCAACAATCTTAGACTTAGTGGCTTAACTCACGTAGATAGTGCGATGGCACACATTCACATAAACGGTTGCAACGATGTAACCATCTCAAATCTCCGGATAAATGCACCTGAATCAAGTCCTAACACCGATGGAATCGATGTAGCGGTTTCATCTAATGTTATCATCCAGGATTGCGTAATCGCCACTG GTGACGATTGCATTGCGATTAACTCGGGGACGGCTAACATCAGAATATCCGGTATAGATTGCGGACCAGGCCATGGAATAAG CATAGGAAGCTTAGGAAAAGATGGAGAGATAGCTTCAGTGGAGGATGTATGTGTCCAAAACTGTAACTTTAGAGGAACTATGAATGGAGCTAGGATCAAAACCTGGCCG GGAGGATCTGGTTACGCAAGAAGGATTACTTTCAATGGAATTACTCTAGATAATGTCGAGAATCCTATCATAATCGATCAGCATTACAACAATGGAGATTCTGATAAGTCCACAGATGATAAG TCCTCGGCGGTGGAAGTGAGCAAAGTTGTGTATAGTAACTTCGTGGGGACGTCCAGATCAGAGTACGGTGTTAGCTTTAGGTGCAGCACGAGAGCACCATGCACAGAGATTTTTCTGAAAGATGTGAAAATAGAAACGGCATCGTCAGGAATGGGACAAGTAGCGCAAGGACAGTGTTTAAACGTGAGAGGTGGTGTGTCTACACTTGCTGTACCAGGTTTAGAGTGTTTAGCACTTTCTACAGATATGTTGTCATGGGGGACAATGCCGGAACAAGCTTGTATGTTGCCGCAGCAATCAGTGCAACCGAACACACGACCGTTGCAAGATCCATTATGGGTTTATGGAAGCAGAGGACAACGATTAGGAGTATATAGTGTCGTATTAACTTCATTAATCTCTTTTGGTTTTAGTTATGTTTTAGGTTAG